GCTGCATTCATTCCCGGGCAATCGCCACCGCTTGTAAGAAGTGCTATTCTTTTCATATAAACCCCCTTTTGCTAAATTGTATCATAAAATTTAGGGTATGTTATATATTTTATAGGGTCTTTGACATTTGCCTCTTTAAATCCTCTTAATCTTAAAAAGCAGCTGTCACAATTTCCGCATGCCAAATCTTCACTTTTGTAACACGACCAAGTTAAGTGCAATGGAGCATTTAATTTTTTACCAAGCAATACTATATCTCTCTTCTTAAGCTCTATCAACGGGGTGATTATTTCGATATCATTTTCAGGATTTATACCTACTTTTAAAAGATTATTAAACGCATCATAAAATACTTTTCTGCAGTCAGGATAACCCGAACTGTCTTCTTCCACAGCACCTATGAATATTTTTTCAGCTTTTATGACTTCAGCCCATGCGGTAGC
Above is a genomic segment from Deferrivibrio essentukiensis containing:
- the queC gene encoding 7-cyano-7-deazaguanine synthase QueC is translated as MKKAVVLVSGGLDSCVTAAVAKDLGYNLCLLHVNYGQLTEKRELRAFNDIAEYYNVNEKLIVDISYLKEIGGSALTDENIDVEEGSLNRVGIPKTYVPFRNANILSIATAWAEVIKAEKIFIGAVEEDSSGYPDCRKVFYDAFNNLLKVGINPENDIEIITPLIELKKRDIVLLGKKLNAPLHLTWSCYKSEDLACGNCDSCFLRLRGFKEANVKDPIKYITYPKFYDTI